Genomic segment of Paenibacillus sp. FSL R5-0623:
AATGAAACGCATGACCGTTTTCAGGTTGTCGATGGACAATTTCCGCCGAAAGCCCGTAATATCAATGGATTTAAAAGGAATATTTTCTTGGGGAACCAGCTTACTTTCCAGCCCTCTGGTTCCTCCGATGTATAGAAATGTCGAGTCCGGGTTCTCCGCCTCGCATTGTCTTGCTATGGCAACGGCCGGATAGATATGTCCACCCGTACCGCCACCGCTTAGAACGACTCGCATCGCATAGTCACCTCGCATAACGGGATAAATTCACTAAAATGCCCAGTGCTGTGAGCATGAGGGTCAATGATGACCCGCCGTAACTGATCAGAGGCAATGTAATGCCCGTAACAGGCATCATGCCAATGACAACACCAATGTTAATAATGACCTGTACGGCGACCATACCTACGATACCAACACCAAGCAGACTGCCAAAGGCATCCGGAATGGTCATGGCTACACGCATCCCTCTCCACACCAGCACCAGAAACAACAATAATACAATCATTCCACCTATAAAGCCGAGTTCTTCGGCCAAAATACTAAAAATAAAATCCGTTTGCGGTTCAGGTACATAGCTGTACTTCTGCCGGCTCATACCCAGTCCCAATCCCGCCAGTCCACCAGGACCAATTGCGTATAAGGATTGAATGATCTGATATCCGGCACCCAGCGGATCGGACCACGGGTCCAAAAACGCTGTGATACGCTGCAGCCGATAGGGTGCTGCTGCAATCAAAGCTGCAAACCCCGCTACGCCGCCAAGAGCAAGCAAGCTCAGATGTTTCATTCGCGCTCCGGCTGTGAAAATAATAAGCATCGATGCGCCCATCATCACGGTGCCAGTCCCCAAATCAGGTTGCAGCATAATAATCCCAAAAGCCAAACCAATCAATCCCAGCGGTGGCAGAAGCCCCGTTGTGAAGGTTTTGATTTTGCCCGGTTCCTTGCTCAGCCAGTGAGCGAGAAACAGAATCATGCCCAGCTTCATAAATTCTGAGGGCTGAATACCGAACGAACCAATGCCCAGCCAACTTCGTGCACCACCGCGAACCACACCGATTCCAGGAATGAGCACCGCAATGAGCATAATAAAACAGGCAATCAATATAGGCTTGGCATATTTCCTCCACACCCGGTAGTCTACATTAGCAGTTACGAACATGGCCACAAGCCCAAGAACCGCAAACAGGGCCTGTCTTTTTACAAAATAAAATGAATCGCCATAGTCATGAAAGGCAAGCACCGAGCCCGCACTATATACCATAATAATGCCGATGGCAAGCAATGCCAAAATACAAATCAGCAACCAAATATCTGGTGCCGGTCGCGTCTGTTTCATCAGGAGGCCACCCCTTGCATGGAAGTAGGGGCTTTTCCACCCCCCTACTTACAAGTTATGCGCCGCCTCTTTAAAAATGCGTCCCCGCTCTTCATAGGAAGAAAACATGTCCCAACTTGCACATGCCGGGGATAACAAAACGACATCACCGGCACTGGCAAGCTTCGATGCTTCCTGCACAGCAACGGTTAACGTCCGGGCAGCGTCCTCCTCATTATCGACGACCTTAATTTGCTTTAATCCGGCAAGTTCCGCGACTTTGGCAATTTTCGTCCGTGTTTCTCCAAGCGCAACAACAGCTTTTACCCGTTCCTGGAACAAGGGTAACAACTCCATCATGTCTGACCCGCGATCCAACCCTCCAGCAATCAATACGACCGGTTCCTTGAACGAATTCAGGGCCATGACCGTAGCCTTCGAATTGGTCGCTTTGGAGTTGTTGTAGTACGCAGAGCCATTATGCTCTAGAACGTATTCAAGTCGGTGTTCAACCGCCTTGAAATCTGCAAGTGGATCAGCCAACACTGCTGGATCAGCTCCTGCCGCTACGGCGATGGCTACAGCAGCCATTGCATTCTCCACATTGAATCGTCCAGCGATGCCAATGTTCTCGATGTCAATAATGGTGTGGTGATTTCCCTTTTCATCCGCGTAGATAATCTGACGCTTCACATCATCCTCTTCTCCATCTACATAAGGAGGATCTGCATACACACCTACATCCAACTTCTCAATCATTGAGAAGGGAAGCAATCTGCCTTTGATGTAAGGAACCAGACCACGACATACCGCATCATCCCAATTCAGAATGGCTACGTCGTCAGGCTGCTGATTCGCGAACAGTTTGGCTTTGGAAGCCACATAATCATCCAGATCCCCATGATAGTCCAGATGTGTCTCTGCAACGTTAAGCAAGCTGGCAATCCGGGGACGGAAATCAACCGTTCCTTTGAGCTGGAAACTGCTAAGCTCAACAACCATCCAGTTATCTGGAGAAGCTTGCTCTGCCGCTTCACAGAGAGGTGTTCCGATATTACCGGCAACGATCGGGTTGAGGCCGGCATGTTCCAACATTTCCCCCACCCAAGTGGTTGTTGTTGTTTTACCGTTGGAACCCGTAATCCCGATCATGGGTGCAGCACATAGATGATAAGCTACCTCTACTTCGGTCACCACTTCAATGCCCAATGCCAAAGCTTGCTGCACAGGAGCTGCATGGTATGGGATACCCGGGTTTTTGACAACCAGCTTCACACCACTGTGAATCAGATCATCCGGATGCCCTCCGCATACAACAGAAATTCCCAAAGCCTCCAATTCGGAAGCTTCGGGACATTGATCTCTCTCTTTTTTATCATTTACTGTAACCTTCGCTCCGGCGCGATCCAGCACTTTGGCGACCTGTACGCCGCTTTTGGCCAATCCGAGCACAACGACTTGTTGTCCGCGATATGATTCAGGATGGTTCATGATCTACAACCCCTTGTTGAGATAAAGTCCAAGAGCGGCCAAAATTGCGCCTACCGCCCAAAAGGTAATAACAACCCGCCATTCTGACCAACCACTTAATTCAAAGTGATGGTGAATGGGGCTCATTTTGAATACACGCTTGCCACGAGTCTTGAAAGATACCACTTGAATGATGACAGACAGGATCTCGATAACAAAAATACCGCCAATGATAACAAATAGAAGCTCTGTCTTGGTTACAATCGCTACCGCACCAATCGCACCGCCAATACCCAGAGAACCGGTGTCGCCCATAAACACTTTGGCCGGATGTGCATTGTATACCAGAAAACCGAGTACAGCTCCGATCATCGCTGCTGCACACACTGCTGCCGGCATCGACGTGGCTTGCATCGCCACAATGGCAAACGCGCCAAAGGCAATTGCACTTACCCCTGACAGCAAACCATCCAGACCGTCGGTAAAGTTAACCGCATTGGTAATGGCAAGCATCATGAATACGACAAACGGATAATAGAACCATCCGGTCCAGTCGAACGAAAATGACGTACCCGGAATAGAGATGGCTGTGCTGTGTCCATTCTGGATCAGCAAGAAACACATCACTGCACTGAAGAACAATTGGCCCAGCATTTTTTGTCTGGCCGTCAGTCCCAGCGAACGTTTGAACACAATTTTGATGTAATCATCCAGGAAGCCAATTAGCCCAAATCCCAGCGTAGCCACAAGCAAGACATAAAAGTCTGTATTCTTGACTGCCGAAAATTTCAAAAAGGCCAATGTGAACGCAACTAAAATGACGACTCCACCCATTGTAGGTGTTCCGCTTTTTTTCAAATGGCTCTGAGGCCCATCTTCCCTAACTTGCTGTCCGAATTTCATTCGACGTAACAGCGGAATCAGGAGCGGTGCGGCAATCACCGCCAGAATAAATGAAACACCGATTGTTAACAGTAATACCTGAAAATCCATGGGTTCACCCCTCTAGTCTACTCGATTCTGTAATGGTGCTATTTGTAGTGCTTCGACCACGTCCTCCAGCTTCATGCCTCTTGAGGCTTTGAACAAGACAACGTCTCTGGGATGTAGTTTCTCCAGTAGATAACGGGTCATTTCTTCTTTATCTATAAAAGCATGCACAGCCTCTGCCGGCATATGCTTTCTTGCTCCTTCAGCAATATGTGCTGATAGCGGGCCATATACGAGCACCATGTCCATTTTGGCAGAGGTAATATACTCACCAATTCCAAGATGCAGATCCTGCTCTTGAGGACCAAGTTCAAGCATATCACCAAGCACAGCCACTTTCATACGGTATCCTTTCAGACCTTCTAATACATCGATTGCGGCCTTCATGGAGGTTGGACTTGCATTGTATGCATCATTCAGCAGGGTTAGACCACTAACGCCTTGAGTAACCTCAATACGCATGCCTGTCAGTTTCAAGCGAGACAATCCCGCTGCAATCTGCTCCGTCGTCACTTTGAAATGACGAGCTACTGCCAAAGCAGCCAGACAGTTAACGACATTATGCGTTCCTAGCAGAGGTAGCGTAAATGCATGTTCTCCAGACTGTTTGGTGGTGAAAACTACGCCGTTCTGCGCATTCATAAGTCCGGTAGGATAGTCATCATTATCGGTTTGCAGACCAAATGTAAACCGCTGCAATCCCTCAGGTTGTTTCGTTGCGGGCTCTTCAAGGACTTGTGCAATTAAAGGCTCGTCTCCGTTGTATATCAGTAACCCGCCAGACTTCAATCCCGCGGCAATCTCGGCTTTGGCTCTGGCAATCTCCAATCTGGACCCCAGCTGAAGCAGATGAGATTCACCAATATTGGTTATAATCGCTACATCTGGCTGAGCAATAACCGACAATTCGTTAATTTCCCCGCGACCACTCATACCCATCTCCAAAATGATAATCTCGGTATCCGGGTCCATGCTTAGTACAGTCAGTGGTAAACCAATGTGATTATTAAAGTTGCCTTGCGTCTTATGCACTTTGAACGTCGTTGAGAGAATGGCATCAACGATGTCCTTTGTTGTTGTCTTGCCGTTGCTGCCTGTAATGCCAACAACAGCCGCTTTATTCTCCGTTAGATAAGCAGATGCGAGTGCTTGCAGTGCGACAAGTGTGTCGTCAACAACAATGACAGCTCCTTGTGGCGGAATACCATGATCCTTTTGCCAGATCGCGCCTGCAGCCCCCTTCTCTAGACAGGCTTGCACAAATTCGTGTCCGTCAAACCTTTCACCCACTAGAGGAATAAATAAACTGCCTTCCAGAGGTTTACGCGAATCGGTAAACACCCCTTCCACCATTACATTGCCATGAGCGGCAACGTCACTTAATGTTCCTCCACACATCTCGGCCAATTGTGCCAATGTTCTTTTTATCAATTGGATTTGCCCCTTATCGCTTCTTTGGCTATGATTCGGTCATCAAAATCGGTTTTGGTTGTGCCGATAATCTGATAGGTCTCGTGACCCTTGCCCGCAATCAATACTACATCGGCTGGGCTTGCCATTTCAATAGCTTCATGAATCGCCTGGCGTCGATCCACAATCATCGTATAACGTTCAGCAGGAACGGATTCTTCAATCAGGCCCTGTTCAATGTCTTTGAGAATCAGATCCGGATCTTCTGTCCGTGGATTATCGGAAGTAACCAGTACAAAATCACTATAATTCGCAGCAATTTTCCCCATGAGAGGGCGTTTGGTACGGTCCCTGTCACCACCACAACCAAACACGCAAATTACACGTCCTTCGGCAAATTCCTTCACCGTCCGCAGCACATTCTCCAGTCCATCCGGTGTATGGGCATAATCGACAATAACAGCAAATGGCTGTCCTTCGTCCACTCCTTCAACACGTCCATCCACGCCCGGAACCGTCTCCAGACTGCGCTTGATCTCTTCCAGCGGAATACCTTCCACCAGCGCTGCAGAAATTGCTGCCATTGCATTGTACACATTGAATTTGCCTACCATGCGCAATCGAATATCCGCGCTGCCTGCAAATGTATCCACGTGGAAAGAAGTTCCCTGAGACGTGATTGAGATTTGGGATGCGCGTACATCCGCCTTTTCACCCATGCCATATGTAATCACTTCAGCCGCAGTCACAGAGATGAAATAAGCCGCAGCCGGATCATCTACATTGATGACAGCGAATTTACGCTGTGTAACATCTTCCGTATAACCGTTACCCAGACGTGCAAAGAACAATCCTTTGGCCCCGCGATATTCCTCCATGGAATGGTGGTAGTCCAGATGATCCTGCGTCAGGTTAGTGAATACCGCAGTACGGAAATTTGTTCCCTTTACTCGCCCTTGTTCCAATGCATGAGAAGAAACTTCCATAACACAGCAGTCCGTACCCTTCTGAACCATATCGTGCAGACTACGCTGCAGATCAAGCGCCTCTGGTGTTGTTCCTGACATCGGGTAGGTGCGACCGTCATACCGCATTTGAATAGTACCGATCAATCCCGTCTTGCGTCCGTAATCACTCATGATTTTTTCAATCAAATAGGTGGTCGTTGTTTTTCCGTTCGTTCCCGTTACACCAATCATATTCATCTTCTGGCTTGGCGAGTCAAAAAAGAAATCTGCCAGAACAGCCATCGCAAACCGGCTGTCCTTCACCAGCAATTGTGGTACAGGCAGATCCAGCTGCCGTTCAACCACCAATGCGACTGCACCAGCATTTACAGCTTTTTCTGCATAATCATGACCATCTACCGTATGTCCCGGAAGACAGATAAACAGATCACCCGGTTTTACCTGCCGGGAATCTGTCTGAAGGTTTTGGCATTCTGTATTTGATTCGCCCACGAGGCGGGCGGTGGTCAGCATCGATGCAAATTGTTTTAAAAGCACATGAATAACCTCACTTTTCCAATTATACTTCTGTTTTAACATATGTCTGTATTTATTAATATCGTCAATACAACCCAATAATGAAACGCACCTGGATGAATTTTGTTGCGCCAGAAGCTTCAAACTACCCCTAAGCCCCGTTATTCATCCTTTGTGTGATCATGTGCATCGTTCAGTACATCCCCCATATAAATGCGGATGGTTGATCCCTGATCTACCCTCGCCCCAGGTTTAGGTGCCTGATTAATCACGTATTTACCACTGCCAGACTTCGCCAGCATAAAAT
This window contains:
- the spoVE gene encoding stage V sporulation protein E produces the protein MKQTRPAPDIWLLICILALLAIGIIMVYSAGSVLAFHDYGDSFYFVKRQALFAVLGLVAMFVTANVDYRVWRKYAKPILIACFIMLIAVLIPGIGVVRGGARSWLGIGSFGIQPSEFMKLGMILFLAHWLSKEPGKIKTFTTGLLPPLGLIGLAFGIIMLQPDLGTGTVMMGASMLIIFTAGARMKHLSLLALGGVAGFAALIAAAPYRLQRITAFLDPWSDPLGAGYQIIQSLYAIGPGGLAGLGLGMSRQKYSYVPEPQTDFIFSILAEELGFIGGMIVLLLFLVLVWRGMRVAMTIPDAFGSLLGVGIVGMVAVQVIINIGVVIGMMPVTGITLPLISYGGSSLTLMLTALGILVNLSRYAR
- the murD gene encoding UDP-N-acetylmuramoyl-L-alanine--D-glutamate ligase produces the protein MNHPESYRGQQVVVLGLAKSGVQVAKVLDRAGAKVTVNDKKERDQCPEASELEALGISVVCGGHPDDLIHSGVKLVVKNPGIPYHAAPVQQALALGIEVVTEVEVAYHLCAAPMIGITGSNGKTTTTTWVGEMLEHAGLNPIVAGNIGTPLCEAAEQASPDNWMVVELSSFQLKGTVDFRPRIASLLNVAETHLDYHGDLDDYVASKAKLFANQQPDDVAILNWDDAVCRGLVPYIKGRLLPFSMIEKLDVGVYADPPYVDGEEDDVKRQIIYADEKGNHHTIIDIENIGIAGRFNVENAMAAVAIAVAAGADPAVLADPLADFKAVEHRLEYVLEHNGSAYYNNSKATNSKATVMALNSFKEPVVLIAGGLDRGSDMMELLPLFQERVKAVVALGETRTKIAKVAELAGLKQIKVVDNEEDAARTLTVAVQEASKLASAGDVVLLSPACASWDMFSSYEERGRIFKEAAHNL
- the mraY gene encoding phospho-N-acetylmuramoyl-pentapeptide-transferase translates to MDFQVLLLTIGVSFILAVIAAPLLIPLLRRMKFGQQVREDGPQSHLKKSGTPTMGGVVILVAFTLAFLKFSAVKNTDFYVLLVATLGFGLIGFLDDYIKIVFKRSLGLTARQKMLGQLFFSAVMCFLLIQNGHSTAISIPGTSFSFDWTGWFYYPFVVFMMLAITNAVNFTDGLDGLLSGVSAIAFGAFAIVAMQATSMPAAVCAAAMIGAVLGFLVYNAHPAKVFMGDTGSLGIGGAIGAVAIVTKTELLFVIIGGIFVIEILSVIIQVVSFKTRGKRVFKMSPIHHHFELSGWSEWRVVITFWAVGAILAALGLYLNKGL
- the murF gene encoding UDP-N-acetylmuramoyl-tripeptide--D-alanyl-D-alanine ligase, producing the protein MKRTLAQLAEMCGGTLSDVAAHGNVMVEGVFTDSRKPLEGSLFIPLVGERFDGHEFVQACLEKGAAGAIWQKDHGIPPQGAVIVVDDTLVALQALASAYLTENKAAVVGITGSNGKTTTKDIVDAILSTTFKVHKTQGNFNNHIGLPLTVLSMDPDTEIIILEMGMSGRGEINELSVIAQPDVAIITNIGESHLLQLGSRLEIARAKAEIAAGLKSGGLLIYNGDEPLIAQVLEEPATKQPEGLQRFTFGLQTDNDDYPTGLMNAQNGVVFTTKQSGEHAFTLPLLGTHNVVNCLAALAVARHFKVTTEQIAAGLSRLKLTGMRIEVTQGVSGLTLLNDAYNASPTSMKAAIDVLEGLKGYRMKVAVLGDMLELGPQEQDLHLGIGEYITSAKMDMVLVYGPLSAHIAEGARKHMPAEAVHAFIDKEEMTRYLLEKLHPRDVVLFKASRGMKLEDVVEALQIAPLQNRVD
- a CDS encoding UDP-N-acetylmuramoyl-L-alanyl-D-glutamate--2,6-diaminopimelate ligase produces the protein MLLKQFASMLTTARLVGESNTECQNLQTDSRQVKPGDLFICLPGHTVDGHDYAEKAVNAGAVALVVERQLDLPVPQLLVKDSRFAMAVLADFFFDSPSQKMNMIGVTGTNGKTTTTYLIEKIMSDYGRKTGLIGTIQMRYDGRTYPMSGTTPEALDLQRSLHDMVQKGTDCCVMEVSSHALEQGRVKGTNFRTAVFTNLTQDHLDYHHSMEEYRGAKGLFFARLGNGYTEDVTQRKFAVINVDDPAAAYFISVTAAEVITYGMGEKADVRASQISITSQGTSFHVDTFAGSADIRLRMVGKFNVYNAMAAISAALVEGIPLEEIKRSLETVPGVDGRVEGVDEGQPFAVIVDYAHTPDGLENVLRTVKEFAEGRVICVFGCGGDRDRTKRPLMGKIAANYSDFVLVTSDNPRTEDPDLILKDIEQGLIEESVPAERYTMIVDRRQAIHEAIEMASPADVVLIAGKGHETYQIIGTTKTDFDDRIIAKEAIRGKSN